A region of the Tachyglossus aculeatus isolate mTacAcu1 chromosome 9, mTacAcu1.pri, whole genome shotgun sequence genome:
TGGGGATTATTTGCCCGAGGGGTGAGTGAAACGGAAGGGCTTTCCCGGGAGAGGCCCCCGCTTCGGAACCCATCTAAAGTGCCCGAAAGGCTAAGAACCGGGGAGGGCGGACTGGAAGGCGGGTGGGTACGGACCCGTATGTCCCTCGTTAGGGAGATCCGCtcagcccctccccagctctgcccaccccCAGGCGCCTCCTCGGACATCAGAATTAATTAGGCCTTTGCTTTGAAGGACGAACAAGAGTTCTGGGGACGTGGGGTGTGACGCTAGTTCGTCGGCGACCGGCCGGTCAGTCACTGGTAATGGGCTCTACAAAATGTACCCCCGCAACAGTGGCCCTTGCAACCTCGTGAGGTGGGAAGGGCCCCGGGGTGATCGCCGGGTGCCCTGGGTGTCGGGCGCTGAGCCGGCCCTTTTCCCGTACCTGTGCcgctccctcctcaaagcccttGATGACTTCTTGCCTGCCGATCTTGAACCTGAACGGCTTGTTTCTGTCTCTGGAGGAATCGAACTTCTTTCCGTTCTGAAGCATGCCTGCCAAGGGGTCAGAACGGTTTTAAGAGCAGTCGAGCCTCCTGTGAATCACCCGGTGCTGGGCAACGGGGCCGGGGGAGCCGCGGGGAGAGCTCGGTGGGAGGCGGGGGAAAAATCCGGTTGCATGTTTCCTTTTAATCCCCTGACGTTGAATGCCAACTTTCCCCTCGCTGTTCCGAGTCCAGCTCGTGGCCTGGACTTCAAAGGCTCTCGGGGACCCCAGCTCTCGAGCCCTTGGACGGTTCCTTTTGCAGAGCTTCCGCCCTGGAGCCTTGTTCGGGAAACGAGTACCATTTGGGGACTTAAAGTGAAACCAGTTTATCCTACACGTCTGGCATCTATAAAGCCGTAAATGTGCGCTAGACACGGGGGTGGATGCGAGACAGTGAGATGATCCAGGCCTTGccctccctggggctcacaatctgagagggagGGCAGGTCTCTTACGTGCCTTTGACAGATAAACCAGGAAGTGGAGGACCAGAGGTGAGaccggagatgggattagaacctcgctCTTCTGAGTCCAGCCCCCAGCTCTCCTAGCAGTTATCTAAGCTTCACGTGGTCACGCCGCAGGTCCCCCAAATGTCTGTTTTATAAGCAAACGAGCGAGGACTCGGGAGGCTCCCTGCCCGCCTCCAGGTAAGGTGACCACAAGTCCTGGTTTGAGCAGGGTTGGTCTGACGGGAAGTTCTTTCCCACAGCCCGACACAGACCCCAGGGGGACGGCGGCGACCGTGGCAAGTGGAAAGAGGGGAGTGAGtgactcctcccttccccacatcgcGCCCTGCCAcgctgacaagcagcgtggctcagtggaaagagcccgggctttggagtcagaggtcatgggttcaaatcccggctccgccaactgtcagctgtgtgactttgggcaagtcacttaacttctctgtgcttcagttccctcatctgtcaaatggggattaaaactgtgagcccccccgtgggacaacctgatcaccttgtaacctccccagcgcttagaacagtgctttgcacatagtaagcgcttaacaaataccgttattattattattattccctagctCCAGTCCTCGCCCTGGGGCACTGGCTGGGAGTGGGTCCCCGGGGCCTGAATCCTCGCCACTGGATGGAAGTGTCAGTTTGGTGACAtgtgtgttctctctctccctccccataaaCTGGCTCCTCGCTCTACTCCAGCATACCTCTCCCTCCTTTGTTTCCCCCgactctctctcagtctctttctgctCATTTCATGTCCTCATCCTGTCCTTCCCTGCATCCGCCCCGGACCACCGCCCCAACCCCGTCTAAGGCCCATTCCCCATTGGGAAACAGGTCACCTTAAGCCAAGGAGGCAGGAAGGCATCAGTCCTTTTAATCTCTGCAATCACCTTAAGCCAAGGAGGCAGGAAGGCATCAGTCCGGTCTAGCCTCTGACCCTACGTAAATGACCAAGTGAAATGCTTTCTAGCAAACGCGTGACAGGAAAAACAGGAAAGGACGGTTAAAACACAACCGTTGATTTGTGTTCATTGCTGTGAATGTTGCATGTGGGTGATGCCGCAGGAAGTGTTGTGCCTTAACAAGTTCACCTTCCAGGGCCCTCCATCTGCTTTCCAGTGGGGCAACTTGAGGCAGTGAGAAAATTAAGCGACTCGGCCCCCGTGACCGACGCACGAAAGAAAGAAGAGGCTCATATGCCTCTGACAGGTGAGAatttggagggaaggaaagaacttGCTCACAGTTAACGGTGAAATTCCCTACCCCGTAATTAAAGCCTCACTAATTACGAGTACCACCCCACGTAGCGGCAGATGCTTTACCAAATCCGCACCTTCCCCAAACCTGGCAGCtgtctgtccaactcaattatcttgcatctgccccagctcttagaacagtgcctggcacatagtaagcatgtaacaaataccatcattattactactcttaCATTTACCTTAGGCGGATGACTTCAGACCAGTCAATCGATTAATAAATAGTTCTGACTGAGCTTCTGATGTGTACTGAGCAGGCGGAAGACAGTGATCCTCGATGACAGCttaaggtgggagggaagacagaaaatAATCTACCGATAGGAAGAAATGCTCAAATCACAGAGTCTGTAAATCGATATGGGGAAAGGCGCTGACGTGACGCGGAAGAGGTGACCAGCGGGGGAAAATCAAGTCGAGTCAAATCCTGAaagaggtgaggtggaggggggaaaaaagtcaaATCGGGGGAAACCTGaaagaggtgagatttcagaagggctctgaaggcggggagggttttggtctggtggatttgaaaaggGAAAGGAGTCTGGGGCAGTaggaatggggtgggaggcaggaagggggtgGAACCAGGCACAATGGACTTGAGGGGACGGGTGAGCGGGAGCTGGGGTGTAGGAGACAAGAGCGAAGGGGCACGAGGGAGACGGCGCAGCCGAGCAGAAAAAAAGAATGTCAGACTGGGAGTTAGAACACCTGGGTCTAACCCAATTCCGTGACTGTAAGCAAGTGTCTTTAACAGTCtgaccttcatctgtaaagtggaaggaTGAGATCTCTTCTGTGGAGAACTCCAGGGGGACAGAGTAGGTCCAATCTTGTTTgccgcttaataatagtaataataataatagtgttattaagTGAAAACAAATAGTAGTTAAATGAAATGTTGTGGTAAAGTGTTAAAGTTAAATGTTAAGTGAAAACATAGTAGtgactatgtgctagtcactactaagtgctggggtggatacaagcaaatcaggttggacacggtccctgtcccacgtagggctcagtctcaccccccattttacgcGAGGTATCAggcccagaaaacttaagtgacttgcccaagatcacccagcagacaaacaaATAGTAGTTAAATGAAATGTTGTGTTAAAGTGTTAAAGTTAAATGTTAAGTGAAAACATAGTAGtgactatgtgctagtcactactaagtgctggggtggatacaagcaaatcaggttggacacggtccctgtcccacgtagggctcagcctcaccccccattttacgtGAGGTATCAggcccagaaaacttaagtgccttgcccaagatcacccagcagacaaatggcggagccggcgttagaacccatgaccttctggctcccaggcctgtgctctatccacgagaccGTGTGtgctacgtgaccctgggcaagttgcttcactactctgtgcctcgattccctcatctttaagatgaggatgaagactgtgagccctgtgtggggcagagactgtgtccaatccgattaccttgtctctgccccggcgcttagtacagtgcctggcgcagagtaagcccttcacaaataccactattattattattacaactacacAATGATAATACCAACAACCAATCTAaccaatagtggcatttgttaagcacttactataataataatctgattatcatgtggccactccagtgcttggcacatgattatagtatttaagcactgacCAAGAcgggaagagccttgaagccaagggtcagGAATGTGCTgcaaaacccagtggggaagcaTCTGGAGACTTTTCTTGAAGACTGGAGGGATCGTGGGCAGAAAGCTGAGCTCCAGAAGGCTGGAGAGGCTGCagccagggagaccagtgaggaggaggCCGGCAGGGGTCAAATCAGGGCGATGGGTTGCCAGGGGTGGATCTGGAAAGCGTCGCAGAGGAAAAAACCGGTAGCATTTAGCATCAGACTGAATgggagagtggggtggggaggagaaggtttggCAGGGAGGATGAACAGTTGTTTCTGATAttttgagcttgaggtgctggcGGAAGATCTTCCTGGAGGGAGCCGTCTGGGAAGATGAAAAGTTGGGGCTAAcaccacagatttgggagtcatctgctgaGAGGTGTCAGCCGAAGCCAAGGGAGAAGAGAGGCCCTCCGAGGGAGCGAGTAGGGAGTACGAAGAGGAAGGGACCCAGCACGGGGCTAGGAGGTGAGGAACAGAAGGACGGCCAGAAAGGGAGGAGGTAAACCAGGAGAGAGCCGTTGAGGAAGCTAACCAACGTGAGtttcggggaggagggagggagcggtcCAAGGTATCAGAGGTGGCGgaggacagaaagagacagatagATTGGGTAAAGTGGAGGTCACTGGCGCCCTTGGAGAGTGAAGAGAGTGGAATGAAGGCGGAAGCCAGAATGTAGAGGGcaggaagacaggtggcagagaggcaGTGGATCAGGCGGCAGGTGGTTCCAGGCCTTTCCAAGAGTTTGGACAGAAAGGAGAATAGGGAAACGGGGCAGGGGGTGCAAAGTGTAGAGGACTCGAGAAAcggcgcttttttttttttcagtatggGGTGGACTTGAGCAGAGTTAAAAGCGGTAGGAAAGGATCCACCAGAGTGAGCGATTGTTTttgaaaggtgggagaggatgaagtcagaggcccaggtgggagggggtggctttGGAAAGATGGCAAGAAATCTCTTGCGAGGCGGCTGCAGAGGGTGTtgtggaagcaggagggaggtgaGTCATCAGATTCTCAGCCACACTGTCACCGTGGCCACGGGGCTTTTCTTGGGCCATTAAGGAAGGCTGGCTGGCTGGCCAGAGACCTGGGCTACTCAAGCTTCTTTTCATACACTCTACTTCAGAGGAGCTAGCATATTCGGCCAACCTAACGGTCCTGGTTCAGCACGATCCAAATCATCCGCTCACTTTCACTTTGGGACAGAATCGCTCCGAAGGGGAACAGTTAGCCATAATCTTTACTTTGGTTCAATTTTATCGTTCGGTTCTCTTAGTGTTCCCCAACTGCTCGGAAGGCAAATACGGGAATAAACGTCTCCAAATGAATTAGAAGCCTGTTGGACCGTGAACAAAAGATATATTAAATAACATCCAATAATGCTCGTGTTTAAATCAGGAAATATCAGAAATGAGCAGAGAGTGTCAGACAGAAGGTGATAAAGCACGGTAAATTTGACTCGATACACTTCCCACAAATAACTATTTTGCTCCTAGATATGGAAGACAGATTGCCTTAGGTACAAACTATTTGTGATTCTGGATCAAACAAATCATGTTTTTATAAGTCCTAATACAGATGGAAGAAAAGTTGTCAATCTAAAGACAACGCTCAGGAAAATTCAGAATTCTCAGACCGTGAAAACCAAACTTGTATTTTAGCAGCATTTGAGAACAGAAAATTCAATTTGCTCCAGACAAAAAGCCAAACTGTATAGTTTCACAGGCATAAGGAGGAGAAATTAGCAACCTGCTCAGTGGGCTTAAGTCAGCTTAAAATAGTTTTGGTCTTGATAGTTTTGAGGCCAAGGCGTTAAGACAGGGCTGGCATTTTCTCATTTGATTTTGCTCTCAATAATTACTTCAATCCCCAACAGATGATATAATTTTGGAGGTAATAAGAAGCCCTGCTCAGAATCTCTAGACGCAATGCCCAGAAAGAATTCTGGTCAGAAGGATTGCTAATCTAGTTTTCCGTAAAGCTCTTTCCAATCTCATGTAATTTTCTCCCGTTtcccagggggagggagttggagtgTGTTTGGGCCGGGGacgggggggagtgggggcaatgcgggggaaagagaggagaggtgtgagagtgggaaaaggaagagggaggaatttgaggaaggtggagaaagcttagaaccgtgctttgcacatagtaagcgcttaataaatgctatcatcatcattaaaatagaagagggaagagaccaGCTGACCTACAGAAGACACTTAATTGTGGATTCAGGCATTACTTCTCCGCCAGGAGTGGCTCAGGAGTCGAGAGTGGTCGAGTTGTGATCATCTTTGTGGTGGCACGGAGGTGAAATTTTCATCGAGCTTCTGGGAAAGATGCTTCGTTCATTAATCGAAAGTAATTATTGGGCACCTGCTAGGTgcaaagctttgttctaagtgcttaagagggtACAATGGCGTtaagaagacaagatccctgccaggaatttacaatctagctgcaCGGAGACTGACACAAAGTAAATTTCAGGCAGGAACAAGAGAATGAAAGGGCCCGTACCCATAAGTTACGTATTTAGATtatcgcctgtctccccctctcgcctgtaaactcgtcgtgggcagggaatgtgtaagcGCTCAAGTACCACTGCTGATGACGAGCGATGGACGAGGGGAAGGCCGCGAAGACGTCTGAAGTgagtcaagaaaaaaaaaattttgccTCACTTCCCGCAAACTCTACCTGTGCCTCTCTTGGCAGCTACTGCATTCTAGTAGGAGAGCCGCCTTCTCTGTATCCTAATCAAATCCCCGCCTCCTACTCCGCCACCTTTCTAAACATCATCCTACGAAAAATCACTTTTTCTCCTCTCATCCTCCGAACGGTTTCACTTGATGGCTCAACGTCTTAGTTTTCCAAGTTATTCAGTTTGTGAGCAACGTCCAAAAGGCTATCGCTGgcttgtggactgtaagctcactgtggacagggattacgtctaccaactctattgtattgtactttctcaagcccttaggacagtgctctgaacacagtaggctctcaacaaataccagtgattgattgataagggtacAAACCCATAGGAAGCCTTCGCTAGCCACAACCAGCTCCATTAATGAGAGCTTAGACCGCTTAGAGAGCTTAGTGAGAGCTCAGCCCGGCTTTGGTAGCGCATAAAGTCCAGGCCCCAGTTCGGATGTGGGATCAAGGCCCAGGGAATGGGAGTCGATGGCTCATACTTAAAGTTGGCAATACTAGACAGAGCCAGGGAGGTTTCCTTTATTGAAGTATTTCGATGTTACTCTTCAATTCCAGTTAGTACACGTGGTGGTGTTCACATTTCGTTTGGTGCCCATTTCCGGCAACTTCTCCACCCACTCTACCaatctgttcattttttttttcaaagaaaccTTCTGGGAACTTGGGTCTTCATCCTACCATCACCACTAGCTTCCAACGGCCTTAGCTAATTTTCACCCCTACACACGTCAATTTCCCTGAGGCCTGGGGCAATACCCCTTCCTATATatcaaggggagaaaaaaaaaatctgcttttcccacctaataataatggtggaatttgttaagtcaagcactgtggtatataCACAATACCAGCagatcggatgcagtccctgttccacaggatgatggtatttgttaggcgcttactatgtaccaggcactgtactgagcgctggggggaatcaGGCTATGTTGTCTTTTCTAATGGGTAGCCCAGTCATAAACTGTTAAAGCCCCATAACTTGCCAACAAGTTGCTTTATACATGTCTGAACTCTCTATAAACACATCTACTGTTGTCTTTGGTCCTCAAAGAAGATGCTGCTGGTGTTGAAATTCATGTGTGGGTCTGAAAAAGCCAATTCAGGAATCAGTCTTGAtcttattctattattctattctgtttaatttattgatgatgtgtatttatctataattcgatttacttatattgatgttattgatgcctgtcttcttattttgttttgtttcgttgtctgtctcccctcttctagactgtgagcccgttgttgggtagggattgtctctatctgttgccgaattgtactttccaagcacttagtacagtgctctgcacacagtaagcgctccataaatacgactgaatgaatgaatacaagcaaatcaagttggacacagtccctgtcccgtgtcaGGCTAAccgtttcaaaccccattttacaggaaaggtaactgaggcacaaagaagagaagtgatttgcccaaggtcacacagcagacaagtggtggagccaggattacagcccgttgaccttctgactcccaagcctgtgctctaaacgTAGGCACAGACCATTTAACAGACTTGCCCCAGTTCTCCCAGGAGGTAGGTTACTTTGATGACTCTGTTTGCCAATATTTCTGCCCGTCTCCCACAGGATCGTGGGATCACCCTGTAAGCAGGTAATTCACGGCTCtgttttgcacttcccaaatgcttagcacagggcattagacccagtgggtgctcaatacataccattactactatcaatgccatgtttattgagcacttattgtatgcatgcagagcactgtactaagtataatataatagagttggtagacacgttccctgcccgcaacaagattagagtctagaaggggagacagacattaatagaaataaattacgcaAAGTACCACTACTACTGCAGTTCACATATGGCTCCCACCACATTTTTgagttctgttcattcattcattcattgtcgtatttactgagcacttactgtgtgcagagcactgtactaagcgcctgggaagtacaagtcggcaacatatagagacagtccctacccaacaacgggctcacagtttccagatCCCTTCATTTTGAATCACATTCCCAGAAAGACACAGCACACAGAGGGCATATTCCAAATGTGAAAGTATCAAGTCGGGGTCTGGAGTGGAAGGAGTCTGAATCTGACTGATCGTTGAGGGCTCAGCCCCAGGGCTGGCAACACTACTGCTTTGCTGCCAAATTTTGCGGGGGAAAAGAAAAGCTAAAATAACACAAATGAGCTTAGCAGGTGTGGGTCTGTGCACCGTTCCCACAGTTCTGACTGTCGGGGGTAGCCCGCAATGCAACGTACGAACGGTCAGGAAAGTCAAACGGCATAGGGCAAAGCCACGATAGTCATCAGATGGTCTCAATCAACAGcattactgagcattcactgtatccagagcactgcactaagcgcttttgtACTGAgagtagaaaataaaaataaacagacacatttcctgcccacagtgaacttacaggctagaaggggagacagacataggcagtgctttgcacacagtaagcgcttaataaatgccatttaaaaaaaaacggcAATCTAACATTCCTTGATAGACAGAATGAAGCAGAGCCAGAACTGGGGAGCGTCGGATTTCTCATAAAGAAGGACAAAGTGACTAATACAAGCCGTGCTAGAATTTCCCGGACAACAGTCGTCCTCTCGTCCCTCTCAGTAGTTGCAAACAGCACACGAGGTAAGCTCAGGATTATCcagaggttgggggagagaaCTGAAATACTGAACGAGGAAGTAGACGTGCTCTCCAAGGGATCGACCTAGGCTGAGGAGCAAAAAGGCTCTGCGATGGTAAAAGACAGAGGAATGGGGAATGTTTCATTGGCAAGTTGGGAAAAGaacaggagggaggatgaggcgCCTGGTCGGAGGCATCTGCTGCGGCCAACAGCTGTGTAACACACACAATGCACCCAAAAGAACAGTGATGCGAGTGGATCTGGAGAAGCTCTACTGAGGTAACCCAATCAAAACCTGACTGAGCAGGGACTGAGGGATGATGCCTGCCTCAGGCGTGGCTTCCCAAACCTCCCCCGCCAACTCTCCAAACACCCTTCGTCTACTCTCGCCTCCTTCTCGGTCATCTCTCAAGGGATTTCTTCTGCCCGCTTTTTAGATCCACCTCCTGCACCGTTGCCTCCAACCCTACCTCACAGAAACTCTTGCGCCTACCTCTCTTCCCTCGGCCCACCATCTTCGGCTGCTTGCTCTGACGACTCCTCCCcttctgctttcaaatatgcccatgtctcccccatcctaaaaaaatcaataaatcgtatttattgagcgcttactatgtgcagagcactgtactaagcgcttgggaagtacaaattggcaacatatagagacagtccctacccaacagtgggctcacggtctaaaagggggagacagaggacaaaaccaaacatactaacaaaataaaataaatagaatagatacgtacaagtaaaacaaataaatagagtaataaatatgtacaaacatatatacaggtgctgtggggaagggaaggaggtaagatggtggggatggaaatggggacgagggggagaggaaggaaggggctcagtaaagAGGTCGCACGCTATGGAAAAAACCTTCCCGTGACCCCACTGTACCCTCCAGCTACTGTCCCACCTCCTTTCTGCCATTCCTCTTCAGACTCCGTGAACAGGCTGTATAAACCagatgcctccacttcctctcggCCAACTCCCCCCTTTACCCTCTACAATCCGATTTTCACCCCCGTCGTTCCGCTGAGACCACTctttccaaagtcaccaatgatctcttgcCAAATTAAACGGACTCTACGCTAGACTAATCGCTCAACCCTAGGTTCCCCACAACTGCTGCCTTAGCACTTCCTCATCACAATCAGTCGTTTTTaaatgagcgcttactctgtgcacagcactgtgcgaagcactcGGAAGAtgacaacagaatttgtagatatgatctctgcacttaggagcttacaatctagcaggggaaagagatgctaaaataaattacaggtaggagaaagctaTTCACACCTCTCTTGCTAGATTttaggcttcttgagggcagggcctaTGTCTACg
Encoded here:
- the FKBP1B gene encoding peptidyl-prolyl cis-trans isomerase FKBP1B isoform X2 — translated: MVGRGKRGMLQNGKKFDSSRDRNKPFRFKIGRQEVIKGFEEGAAQMSLGQRAKLTCTPDMAYGATGHPGVIPPNATLIFDVELLRLE